A genomic window from Apium graveolens cultivar Ventura unplaced genomic scaffold, ASM990537v1 ctg8872, whole genome shotgun sequence includes:
- the LOC141705456 gene encoding uncharacterized protein LOC141705456, whose translation MLLSIAEKKTAKEGWEAIKVMCQGADRVKKARVQTFKAEFETLRMNDGEQLDDFYMKLNGLVSTIRALGEEIHESYVVKKLLRAVPSKFLQIASIIEQFGDLEKMTVEETVGSLQSHEERLKGQNETTGSKLLLTEEEWSRREKNDTKLLLTREDWLKRTGNTDGTNNWRGGRGFKGTSRDKSTVRCFNCNMSGHYAVDCRRPR comes from the coding sequence ATGTTATTATCCATCGCTGAAAAGAAAACAGCCAAAGAGGGGTGGGAAGCCATTAAAGTCATGTGCCAGGGAGCTGATCGTGTAAAGAAGGCCAGAGTGCAGACATTTAAGGCGGAGTTCGAGACTTTACGGATGAATGATGGTGAGCAACTTGATGACTTTTATATGAAGCTTAATGGTCTGGTGTCTACCATTCGAGCTTTAGGAGAGGAAATACACGAATCATATGTTGTTAAGAAATTGCTTCGAGCGGTTCCGTCCAAATTTCTCCAAATAGCTTCAATAATCGAGCAGTTTGGAGATTTAGAGAAAATGACAGTTGAAGAGACCGTTGGTTCACTTCAATCTCATGAGGAAAGATTGAAAGGGCAGAATGAGACAACAGGGAGTAAGTTACTTTTGACAGAGGAGGAGTGGTCCAGGCGTGAGAAAAATGACACTAAACTTTTACTCACACGGGAGGACTGGCTGAAGCGTACAGGCAACACAGATGGGACTAACAATTGGCGAGGTGGTCGTGGTTTCAAAGGCACGAGCCGAGACAAAAGCACTGTGAGGTGTTTCAATTGTAATATGTCGGGGCATTATGCTGTAGATTGCAGGAGGCCTCGTTGA
- the LOC141705453 gene encoding uncharacterized protein LOC141705453 gives MGCFCSCFRVPHEEESDEVAVLNNETEGDVSNKQNSAPFSHLTQFFNTRYGVVSSNSGSQTSPASSQGAYIATTEVGTNMPRDTLLENSSSSGNLELQGYVAVRGSGAGLGRLQLEHGPPVGHNVQVKGPDIAATAVGTTTPQGTLLQNSSSSRNRELQGHVAVPENGKGLSPLQSEHGLTEGDNVQLNCCSKSKDKVNLCSEGKDKAGEFSKNNKTTARCSTSSANVSTEKVKTEHKDYFCLTRDEVECPTCLEEYTDENPKITSKCNHNFHLGCIYEWMERSTTCPICSEEMEFAENI, from the exons ATGGGATGCTTTTGTAGTTGTTTTCGAGTCCCGCACGAAGAAGAAAGTGATGAGGTGGCTGTTTTGAATAACGAGACTGAGGGGGATGTTTCGAATAAACAAAATTCTGCGCCTTTCAGCCACTTGACACAATTTTTTAACACCAGG TATGGAGTTGTATCCAGTAATTCTGGATCGCAAACTAGCCCTGCATCTTCCCAAGGGGCATATATTGCCACTACAGAAGTTGGCACTAATATGCCTCGGGATACATTATTAGAAAATAGTTCGAGCTCTGGAAATCTTGAATTGCAAGGCTATGTTGCTGTCAGGGGAAGTGGTGCAGGCTTGGGTCGTTTGCAATTGGAGCATGGGCCACCTGTAGGGCACAATGTGCAAGTGAAGGGGCCAGATATCGCAGCTACTGCAGTTGGCACTACTACGCCACAAGGTACATTATTACAAAATAGTTCAAGCTCCAGAAATCGTGAATTGCAGGGGCATGTTGCTGTCCCAGAAAATGGCAAAGGTTTGAGTCCTTTGCAATCGGAGCATGGGCTAACTGAGGGAGACAATGTGCAACTCAATTGCTGTAGTAAAAGCAAAGATAAAGTGAACCTGTGTAGTGAAGGCAAAGATAAAGCAGGCGAATTTTCAAAGAACAATAAGACTACAGCCCGTTGTTCTACATCCTCTGCAAACGTATCAACTGAGAAAGTCAAGACTGAACATAAAGACTACTTTTGTTTAACGAGAGACGAAGTTGAATGCCCTACATGCCTTGAAG AATATACTGATGAAAATCCCAAGATAACTTCGAAATGCAACCACAATTTTCACCTCGGTTGTATCTATGAGTGGATGGAAAGGAGTACTACCTGTCCAATATGCTCAGAG GAAATGGAATTTGCTGAAAACATATAG
- the LOC141705455 gene encoding uncharacterized protein LOC141705455: MGVDYYKILQIDRSANDDDLKKAYLKLGLMEFDDSKFKILSDAFDVLSDPQKRAVYDLELNGDEEGLIAQVPSLGDGSDKYRSNHRSPYGIGLKGQVPPRGVGSDGPNMYRSNRRSPYGIGLKSQVPAQSVGLDWPNMYRFNRWSPYGIGSKGQVPPRGASSDRPNIYSSSGRSTYGVFQEFFGSSWSFGGMEDDMGDFSGSLPKQKEAAIERTLPCSLEDLYFGTTKKMKISRNVADDGTGRPARKEEILMIEIKPGWKKGTKITFSEKGDQKPGVIPSDLVFIIDEKPHSVFKRVGQDLIATQKISLTEASAGYIAHLDTLDGRSLMLAFGSGVSPPYEEVIKGEGMPFSKEPTRKGNLIIKFDIEEAEAALDLPDVEAF; encoded by the exons ATGGGTGTGGATTACTACAAAATTCTTCAAATCGATCGAAGCGCTAACGATGATGATCTTAAAAAGGCTTATCTTAAGCTTGGTTTGATGGAGTTTGATGACTCTAAATTCAAAATTCTTTCTGATGCTTTTGAC GTTTTGAGTGATCCCCAGAAGAGAGCTGTTTATGACCTTGAACTTAATGGTGATGAGGAAGGGTTAATAGCTCAGGTACCATCTCTAGGTGATGGTTCTGATAAGTACAGGTCTAATCATCGTAGTCCTTATGGTATAGGATTAAAAGGTCAGGTGCCACCACGAGGTGTTGGTTCCGATGGGCCTAATATGTACAGGTCTAATCGTCGTAGTCCTTATGGTATAGGGTTAAAAAGTCAGGTGCCAGCACAAAGTGTTGGTTTAGATTGGCCTAATATGTACAGGTTTAATCGTTGGAGTCCTTATGGTATAGGTTCAAAAGGTCAGGTGCCACCACGAGGTGCTAGTTCTGATAGGCCTAATATATACTCGTCTAGTGGTCGTAGTACTTATGGTGTCTTCCAAGAGTTCTTTGGATCTTCATGGTCGTTTGGAGGAATGGAGGACGACATGGGTGATTTCTCTGGGAGTCTGCCAAAGCAAAAAGAGGCAGCGATAGAGAGGACATTGCCTTGTAGTCTTGAGGATTTGTACTTTGGAACTACTAAGAAGATGAAGATATCAAGGAATGTCGCTGATGATGGTACCGG GAGACCAGCCAGAAAGGAGGAGATCCTTATGATTGAGATCAAGCCCGGTTGGAAGAAGGGGACAAAAATTACTTTTTCAGAGAAAGGGGACCAAAAACCTGGTGTTATACCCTCCGATCTTGTTTTCATAATTGATGAAAAGCCTCATAGCGTCTTCAAGAGGGTTGGACAAGATCTCATTGCCACTCAAAAGATCTCTTTGACAGAAGCATCGGCAGGTTACATTGCACATCTTGATACCCTTGACGGCCGTAGTTTAATGCTAGCGTTTGGTTCCGGTGTCAGTCCACCCTATGAAGAAGTTATTAAAGGAGAAGGAATGCCTTTCTCTAAGGAACCTACTAGAAAAGGCAACTTGATAATCAAGTTTGACATTGAGGAAGCAGAGGCAGCTTTAGACCTTCCGGATGTGGAGGCCTTCTAA